One stretch of Niallia sp. XMNu-256 DNA includes these proteins:
- a CDS encoding ABC transporter ATP-binding protein, translating into MSNRVLEFKNVSFQYQTEKIVTPESVLNEINFHIHEGEFVSIIGASGSGKSTIFRLITGLEQPSQGEIHLNGKNTNDRLGQIGYMPQQDLLMPWRTIMENAMLPLEIKGVPKDEAQLQISELLVEFGLRGVEHDFPSDLSGGMRQRVSFLRTVLSGSNILLLDEPFSALDAITRLTMQEWLLEQWVKWKKTILFITHDVDEALFLSDRIFILQPKPVSTIEDIKVPLSRPRGIRDLAQSEVIVLKEVLIDRLREKVTI; encoded by the coding sequence ATGAGCAATAGAGTATTAGAGTTTAAGAATGTTTCTTTTCAATATCAAACTGAAAAAATAGTGACTCCAGAGTCCGTTCTTAACGAAATAAATTTTCACATTCATGAGGGTGAGTTTGTTAGTATTATCGGGGCGAGTGGATCTGGAAAGAGCACCATTTTTCGCTTAATTACCGGCCTTGAGCAGCCGTCACAAGGTGAAATTCACTTGAATGGGAAAAACACGAATGATCGCTTAGGGCAGATTGGTTACATGCCCCAACAGGATTTACTCATGCCCTGGCGAACGATCATGGAAAATGCCATGCTGCCGTTGGAAATTAAAGGAGTTCCAAAAGACGAAGCGCAATTACAAATTAGCGAGCTGCTTGTTGAATTTGGGCTACGAGGGGTTGAACATGATTTTCCTAGTGACCTATCGGGTGGAATGAGACAGCGAGTTTCTTTTTTACGAACGGTATTAAGCGGGTCAAATATTCTCTTGTTGGATGAACCCTTTAGCGCTTTAGACGCGATTACCCGATTGACCATGCAAGAATGGCTACTAGAGCAGTGGGTGAAATGGAAGAAGACGATTCTCTTTATTACCCATGATGTGGATGAAGCATTATTTTTGTCTGATCGGATTTTTATCTTACAGCCTAAGCCAGTTTCAACAATTGAGGACATAAAGGTTCCATTAAGTCGTCCTCGAGGGATTCGTGATCTGGCTCAGTCCGAGGTTATTGTTTTGAAAGAAGTCCTGATTGATCGTCTTCGCGAGAAGGTGACGATATGA
- the tenA gene encoding thiaminase II gives MKFSERLHEKLQPIWRQNHSHPFVQEIGAGTLDKEKFRFYMIQDYLYLIDYSKMFALGAVKATELEDMMVFSDLLHSTVNGEMSLHRQYAARFGISEEELESAEPSPITLAYTHYMLHSGQNGTLAELVAALLPCAWSYWEIGKELAAIPGAKDHELYGDWIKMYSSEEFGQSAIWCIDLLDKLAEGKPEAELAQLEKTFLNTTRFEYMFWNMAYNKEMWPTL, from the coding sequence ATGAAGTTTTCAGAACGTTTACATGAAAAATTACAACCGATTTGGAGGCAGAACCATTCCCATCCATTTGTTCAAGAAATAGGAGCTGGAACGCTAGATAAAGAGAAATTCCGTTTTTATATGATTCAAGATTATCTCTATCTTATTGATTATTCGAAAATGTTTGCTTTAGGGGCTGTCAAGGCAACGGAACTTGAAGATATGATGGTATTTTCTGACCTTCTGCACAGTACGGTTAATGGAGAAATGTCTCTTCATCGTCAGTATGCCGCTCGCTTTGGGATTTCAGAGGAAGAACTAGAGAGTGCAGAACCATCCCCAATTACGCTTGCTTATACACACTATATGTTACATAGCGGGCAAAATGGAACGCTAGCAGAATTGGTTGCTGCCTTGCTTCCTTGTGCGTGGAGTTATTGGGAAATTGGAAAAGAGCTTGCGGCGATTCCAGGTGCGAAGGATCATGAATTATATGGTGATTGGATTAAAATGTACAGTTCAGAGGAGTTCGGGCAATCAGCAATATGGTGCATTGACTTATTGGACAAGTTGGCAGAGGGAAAACCGGAGGCTGAATTGGCCCAATTAGAGAAAACCTTTTTAAATACGACACGATTTGAATATATGTTCTGGAATATGGCTTATAACAAAGAGATGTGGCCTACTCTATGA
- a CDS encoding carbon starvation CstA family protein → MYTFLTGIALLIIGYFTYGKIVERIFGIRPDRPTPAYVNCDGVDYVPMSIPKNSLIQLLNIAGTGPVFGPIMGALYGPVAFIWIVIGCIFAGAVHDYLTGMISIRNRGAHLPELASRFLGKVMRHIVNFFAVLLLLLVGTVFVITPASLLHLLVDGKLALGLIVAAIFIYYIFATLLPIDKLIGRLYPYFGALLLISALGVGIGLVVTGAPIPELSLTNFHPDNAPILPLLFFTISCGALSGFHATQTPIIARTTKNERQGRKIFYGMMIAEGIIAMIWAAAAMSLFNGYNGLNEILAAGGPGSIVSEASTMLLGAIGGTLAVLGVVVLPITSGDTAFRSARMIIAEYLNIAQRKFSNRLWIAVPLFAISVVLTQIDFNLLWRYFNWANQSTAVIALFVGSMYLYIARKNYWISLIPGTFMLIMVITYILNAPIGFRLPMNVSWIGGFVGAALIVLLFFYAGNKARANRLPIEEDVSNWNRGA, encoded by the coding sequence ATGTATACTTTTTTAACGGGAATTGCCCTTTTAATTATTGGTTATTTTACGTACGGGAAAATTGTTGAGCGTATTTTTGGAATCAGGCCTGACAGACCTACACCCGCCTATGTAAATTGTGACGGGGTCGACTATGTTCCTATGAGTATTCCTAAAAACTCCTTGATTCAACTTTTAAACATTGCTGGAACAGGGCCTGTGTTTGGACCGATAATGGGGGCATTATATGGTCCAGTTGCTTTTATTTGGATTGTCATTGGTTGCATTTTTGCAGGGGCTGTCCATGATTATTTAACCGGGATGATCTCGATCCGCAACCGTGGTGCTCACTTACCAGAACTCGCCAGTCGCTTTTTAGGAAAGGTTATGAGACATATTGTCAACTTCTTTGCCGTTTTACTTTTGCTATTGGTGGGAACGGTCTTTGTCATTACTCCGGCAAGTCTTCTGCATTTATTAGTGGACGGAAAATTAGCCTTAGGATTGATTGTTGCAGCTATTTTTATTTATTATATTTTTGCTACTCTGTTGCCGATCGATAAGCTCATTGGCAGACTCTATCCTTATTTTGGTGCTCTGCTATTAATTAGTGCGCTTGGAGTTGGGATCGGTCTAGTCGTTACAGGTGCACCCATTCCAGAGTTGTCTCTTACAAATTTTCACCCTGATAATGCACCTATTTTACCGTTGCTATTCTTTACCATTTCATGTGGAGCCCTTTCTGGTTTCCATGCAACCCAAACACCGATTATTGCCCGTACAACTAAAAATGAAAGACAAGGACGCAAGATTTTTTATGGAATGATGATTGCTGAAGGTATTATAGCGATGATTTGGGCAGCCGCTGCCATGAGTTTGTTCAATGGTTATAACGGGTTAAATGAAATCCTTGCTGCAGGTGGTCCAGGATCGATTGTCAGCGAAGCATCAACCATGCTTCTTGGAGCAATCGGTGGAACATTGGCTGTTTTGGGTGTCGTTGTCTTGCCAATTACCTCTGGTGACACAGCATTTCGTAGTGCGCGGATGATTATTGCTGAATACTTAAACATTGCCCAACGGAAATTCTCCAATCGGCTCTGGATTGCTGTCCCTTTATTTGCGATATCAGTTGTTCTTACCCAAATTGATTTTAACCTTTTATGGCGTTATTTTAACTGGGCCAATCAATCAACGGCTGTTATTGCTCTATTTGTTGGTTCCATGTATTTATACATTGCCCGGAAAAATTATTGGATTTCGCTCATCCCAGGCACTTTTATGTTAATTATGGTTATTACGTATATTTTAAACGCCCCGATTGGGTTTCGCTTACCAATGAATGTTTCATGGATTGGCGGCTTTGTCGGTGCAGCACTGATTGTTTTACTCTTCTTCTATGCCGGAAACAAAGCTAGAGCCAACCGCTTACCAATTGAAGAAGACGTCTCAAACTGGAATCGAGGCGCCTAG
- a CDS encoding YjiH family protein: MIPLSYNGSLTIPIAVLSGWLQVLLADYLPLIMTVIIGITLLGTILVKATRPEIIERNRFLKSLLDVSPLLFIARLLGAIFAICTFFQWGPELIWSENTGGLLLNDLLPVLFSVFLFAGLFLPLLLDFGLLELFGTLLTKIMRPVFKLPGRSSIDCIASWLGDGTIGVLLTSKQYEEGFYTKREAAIIGTSFSVVSITFSLVVISQVGLGHMFVPFYLTITFAGLVAAMIAPRIPPLSRKPDTFYGEKSSDYSEDKIPQGYTPLSWGYAQALEKARQNRGFGDFLISGVKNVLDMWMGVAPIVMSLGTITLILAEYTPIFQWLGMPFIPLLELLQIPEAKAASETMVVGFADMFLPSVIGASIESEMTRFIIASVSVTQLIYMSEVGGLLLGSKIPVSFWDLFVIFIQRTLITLPIITLIAHFLF; encoded by the coding sequence ATGATTCCCCTTTCTTATAATGGGAGCCTTACGATACCAATTGCGGTCTTGTCTGGATGGTTACAGGTATTGCTAGCCGATTATTTACCACTCATAATGACCGTAATTATAGGTATTACTTTATTAGGTACCATTTTAGTAAAAGCCACCCGACCTGAGATTATTGAACGAAATCGATTCTTGAAATCATTACTAGATGTTTCTCCCCTATTGTTTATTGCACGATTGCTTGGGGCTATTTTTGCAATCTGTACATTTTTCCAATGGGGACCAGAATTGATTTGGTCCGAAAATACAGGCGGATTGCTGTTAAATGATTTATTGCCCGTCCTTTTCTCTGTATTTTTGTTTGCGGGACTGTTCCTGCCGCTTTTATTGGATTTCGGATTACTTGAACTCTTCGGCACTCTTTTAACAAAAATAATGCGACCTGTTTTTAAATTGCCAGGGCGATCTTCAATCGATTGTATTGCTTCTTGGCTTGGAGATGGGACCATCGGGGTTTTACTTACTAGCAAACAATATGAAGAGGGTTTCTATACAAAGAGAGAGGCAGCGATCATCGGAACTTCCTTCTCAGTCGTATCCATTACCTTTAGCCTTGTCGTCATTTCACAAGTCGGACTTGGTCATATGTTTGTTCCATTTTATTTAACCATTACGTTTGCTGGTCTGGTTGCCGCAATGATCGCACCGCGAATACCACCACTTTCTAGAAAGCCTGATACCTTCTATGGTGAAAAATCAAGTGATTACTCAGAGGATAAAATACCACAAGGCTATACTCCACTCTCATGGGGATATGCCCAGGCTCTTGAAAAAGCTAGACAAAATCGTGGTTTTGGGGACTTTCTCATTTCCGGAGTTAAAAATGTGTTAGATATGTGGATGGGAGTTGCTCCTATTGTCATGTCATTAGGTACCATCACTTTAATTCTTGCAGAATACACACCGATTTTCCAATGGTTAGGGATGCCGTTTATCCCGCTTCTAGAGCTGCTGCAAATTCCGGAAGCAAAAGCTGCTTCTGAAACAATGGTAGTTGGCTTCGCCGATATGTTCCTCCCATCCGTTATTGGGGCAAGCATTGAGAGTGAGATGACTAGATTTATTATCGCTTCTGTATCGGTTACACAGCTCATCTATATGTCGGAAGTGGGCGGACTGTTACTCGGTTCGAAAATTCCCGTATCATTCTGGGATTTGTTTGTGATTTTTATCCAAAGGACATTAATTACATTACCGATTATTACACTTATCGCTCATTTTCTTTTTTAA